The proteins below come from a single Corylus avellana chromosome ca3, CavTom2PMs-1.0 genomic window:
- the LOC132174462 gene encoding alpha carbonic anhydrase 4-like, giving the protein MDFTFFAIVLLLAQGATADVERTRGGVIGAIVDNSSRFGKEQKLAMEMATEDVYYDKTGQSCGLHMNTSQREPYQTVVAACDHVEQLHMLFHHIKSVGREEERELGIINPGVIKFGSRKYYRYIGSLTVPPCTEGVIWTIVKKVRTVSREQVHALREAVHDGFEENARPTQQSGGIGVEFYTPRENGGST; this is encoded by the exons ATGGATTTCACTTTCTTCGCCATAGTTTTGTTACTTGCACAAGGGGCAACAGCAGATGTTGAAAGGACCAGGGGGGGCGTTATAGGGGCGATAGTAGATAACAGCTCTCGCTTCGGCAAGGAGCAGAAACTGGCGATGGAGATGGCGACCGAGGATGTTTATTACGACAAGACAGGCCAAAGTTGTGGTTTGCACATGAACACTTCTCAAAGGGAACCTTATCAAACAGTTGTTGCAG CTTGTGATCATGTTGAACAACTCCATatg CTGTTCCACCACATAAAATCAGttgggagagaagaagagagagaattgggGATTATTAACCCAGGAGTTATTAAGTTCGGTAGCAGAAAGTATTACAGATATATTGGTTCTCTTACAGTTCCTCCATGCACTGAGGGCGTCATTTGGACAATAGTCAAGAAG GTGAGGACGGTTTCAAGGGAGCAAGTGCATGCCTTAAGGGAAGCCGTTCATGAT GGATTTGAAGAAAATGCAAGGCCAACTCAACAGTCAGGTGGAATAGGAGTTGAGTTTTATACTCCAAGGGAGAATGGAGGTTCTACTTAG